A genomic window from Camelina sativa cultivar DH55 chromosome 2, Cs, whole genome shotgun sequence includes:
- the LOC104748215 gene encoding protein GLE1-like, which translates to MLMGIETSPSAKSGVEQYRRDDERELAQEKAVLERTSVVGSSATTSSSQAEEIGSVLVKQRLKKLKELEATNQELKSRLNEDFSSFEKSITRTIRQITAVKDNVNTKINEIVKIFKDPRCPLSISIAAFAKRMVYNGERVPFGSSYVIVHVTSMFPQAMDILLAEFHKACIYTAPNHIANSDQSVWDSPDSYERLDSIMKLYGALVQEDIHGGNATNMHGIEHGWTWLTQFVNNTSTNNNNIANAIALNAFLQTAGFGLHQRYKSQFVNVVNDVGEQILKKLRSEKGEQIFKKGEMIIAKITAYLDDQMYLKEPEGRTMKTSLFSTSLLPELEQHYQRLITNSEEYKT; encoded by the coding sequence ATGCTAATGGGAATCGAAACGTCTCCCTCTGCAAAATCAGGGGTCGAACAGTACCGTAGAGATGATGAACGAGAACTTGCACAAGAGAAGGCTGTGCTAGAGAGAACTAGTGTTGTTGGTAGTTCAGCTACAACATCGAGTTCTCAAGCTGAAGAAATTGGTTCGGTGTTGGTGAagcagagattgaagaagctgaaAGAGTTAGAAGCAACGAACCAAGAGCTAAAATCACGTTTGAATGAGGACTTTAGCAGTTTCGAAAAGAGTATTACAAGGACGATAAGGCAAATAACTGCGGTGAAGGATAATGTAAATACAAAGATCAATGAGATAGTCAAAATATTCAAAGACCCTCGTTGTCCCTTATCCATCAGTATTGCAGCTTTTGCAAAGAGAATGGTCTACAATGGGGAAAGAGTCCCTTTTGGATCCAGCTACGTCATCGTTCACGTCACCTCGATGTTTCCACAAGCTATGGATATCCTACTTGCTGAGTTCCACAAAGCTTGCATTTACACTGCCCCAAATCATATCGCAAACTCAGATCAGTCAGTGTGGGATTCTCCTGACTCTTATGAACGCCTAGATTCTATTATGAAGCTCTACGGTGCGCTCGTCCAGGAAGATATTCACGGTGGCAATGCTACTAACATGCATGGGATAGAACATGGATGGACTTGGTTAACCCAGTTCGTTAACAACACctcaaccaacaacaacaacatagcTAACGCAATAGCCTTAAATGCCTTTCTACAGACAGCAGGCTTTGGTCTTCATCAACGCTACAAATCTCAGTTTGTGAATGTTGTGAACGATGTGGGAGAGCaaattttgaagaaattgaGGTCAGAAAAGGGAGAGCAAATCTTCAAGAAAGGGGAAATGATCATAGCCAAGATCACAGCCTACTTAGATGACCAGATGTATCTAAAGGAGCCTGAAGGAAGAACTATGAAGACGAGTCTCTTTTCAACGAGTCTCTTGCCAGAGTTAGAACAACATTACCAGAGATTGATTACTAATTCTGAAGAGTACAAAACATAA
- the LOC104717281 gene encoding short-chain dehydrogenase/reductase SDRA-like — MDKTKIPRRLEGKVAIVTASTQGIGFGIIERFGLEGASVVVSSRKQANVDEAVEKLKSKGIDAYGIVCHVSNAQHRRNLVEKTVQKYGKIDIVVCNAAANPSTDPILSTKEGVLDKLWEINVKSSILLLQDMAPHLEKGSSVIFITSIAGFQPQGSMAMYGVTKTALLGLVKALAAEMGPDTRVNAVAPGFVPTHFASFITGNSEVRESIEEKTLLNRLGTTGDMAGAAAFLASDDSSYITGETLVVAGGMPSRL, encoded by the exons ATGGATAAAACGAAGATACCGAGAAGATTGGAAGGTAAAGTAGCGATTGTGACGGCTTCGACGCAAGGGATTGGTTTCGGAATCATTGAGCGTTTTGGTCTCGAAGGCGCTTCCGTCGTCGTCTCTTCCCGCAAACAG gCAAATGTTGACGAGGCGGTTGAGAAACTCAAATCCAAAGGGATTGATGCTTATGGAATCGTTTGTCATGTTTCCAATGCTCAACATCGCCGTAATCTTGTCGAAAAGACTGTTCAG aaataTGGGAAGATAGATATCGTTGTCTGTAACGCTGCTGCCAATCCATCTACAGACCCGATCTTGTCTACCAAAGAAGGTGTTCTCGACAAGCTATGGGAAATCAATGTCAAATCCTCTATACTTCTCCTTCAG GACATGGCTCCTCACCTAGAGAAGGGTTCTTCGGTTATCTTCATAACTTCCATTGCTGGATTTCAACCACAAGGATCCATGGCTATGTATGGGGTCACTAAGACTGCTCTTCTCGGCCTTGTGAAG GCACTTGCTGCTGAGATGGGACCAGACACACGTGTGAACGCGGTTGCACCCGGTTTTGTTCCCACACACTTTGCTTCTTTCATTACTGGAAACTCCGAAGTG AGGGAAAGTATCGAAGAGAAGACTCTGCTTAACAGGTTGGGAACAACCGGAGACATGGCTGGTGCGGCGGCTTTCTTAGCATCAGATGATTCTTCTTACATCACCGGAGAAACTTTGGTCGTTGCTGGAGGAATGCCCTCAAGACTTTAA
- the LOC104748233 gene encoding F-box/FBD/LRR-repeat protein At5g18770-like, whose amino-acid sequence MDNDLMSLSGLKTSIRTWRNPWKWVPVLDVDSFDFPNHEACVDFINKFLSFQSEFYLREFKLVTECVSIYEPCLVRVLKRKIQHFQVDNQFALQSMKIPLNQSVCENLVCLKLYSTRLTEFESLSLPCLKIMYLKDVKLPRNVVVEIDTPRLKYLTLIDYNFKRFFKIISMSDSVKVDIDIDVDRRDIAGYILSEINVIYNLLSNFTAVKVMTISRKTLQELVKDDLRRETKLSTVLSFCLVSSLESVEMESPITEKETEKKLVRYFLDNATSLKKLVLRLNLSQGEKHKWRNPWKWVPVLDVDSFDFPNHEACVDFINKFLSFQSEFYLREFKLVTECVSIYEPCLVRVLKRKIQHFQVDNQFALQSMKIPLNQSVCENLVCLKLYFTRLTEFESLSLPCLKIMYLKGVKLPRNVVVEIDTPRLEYLTLIDYNFKRFFKIISMSDSVKVDIDVDRRDLVDYILSEINLIYKLLSNFTAVKGMTISRKTLQLIYFFRNDINPLPKFRDLIRLRASMFLDTSMVLLPIVLESCPNLKHLTLVMTCFSLHFTSSYLTKLSTVLSFCLVSSLESVEMESPITEKETEKKLVRYFLDNATSLKKLVLRLNLSCGEKQEPDDHLKSLFDSPRRSSLCKFEVTVVQTAKV is encoded by the exons ATGGATAATGATCTCATGAGCTTGTCGGGGTTGAAAACATCTATAAGGAC GTGGAGAAATCCCTGGAAATGGGTTCCGGTTTTAGATGTAGACAGCTTTGATTTCCCAAATCACGAAGCATGTGTGGATTTCATCAACAAGTTTCTGAGTTTCCAGAGCGAATTCTACTTGCGTGAATTCAAGCTAGTCACTGAATGTGTCTCTATTTACGAGCCCTGTCTCGTTAGAGTGCTGAAGCGCAAGATCCAACACTTCCAAGTTGATAATCAGTTCGCACTTCAGAGCATGAagattccattaaaccaatctGTTTGTGAGAATTTGGTATGCTTAAAGCTCTATTCTACAAGGCTGACTGAGTTTGAGTCTCTTTCCTTACCCTGTCTCAAGATCATGTACTTGAAAGATGTTAAATTGCCTAGGAATGTAGTTGTTGAGATTGATACTCCGAGGCTTAAGTATCTGACTCTCATAGATTACAACTTCaaaagattcttcaagattATCAGTATGAGTGATTCTGTCAAGGTTGACATTGATATCGATGTCGACCGCCGCGACATAGCGGGTTATATATTATCAGAAATAAATGTTATCTACAATCTTCTTAGCAATTTTACGGCCGTTAAAGTTATGACCATCTCACGGAAGACTCTTCAG GAATTAGTTAAAGATGATTTAAGAAGGGAAACCAAGCTTTCGACTGTGCtgtctttttgtttggtatcgTCCCTTGAGTCTGTTGAAATGGAAAGCCCAATAAcggagaaagaaacagagaagaaactgGTTAGATACTTTCTAGACAATGCGACATCACTCAAGAAGCTCGTTCTACGTTTGAATCTGTCTCAGGGAGAGAAACACAA GTGGAGAAATCCCTGGAAATGGGTTCCGGTTTTAGACGTTGACAGCTTTGATTTCCCAAATCACGAAGCATGTGTGGATTTCATCAACAAGTTTCTGAGTTTCCAGAGCGAATTCTACTTGCGTGAATTCAAGCTAGTCACTGAATGTGTCTCTATTTACGAGCCCTGTCTCGTTAGAGTGCTGAAGCGCAAGATCCAACACTTCCAAGTTGATAATCAGTTCGCACTTCAGAGCATGAagattccattaaaccaatctGTTTGTGAGAATTTGGTATGCTTAAAGCTCTATTTTACAAGGCTGACTGAGTTTGAGTCTCTTTCCTTACCCTGTCTCAAGATCATGTACTTGAAAGGTGTTAAATTGCCTAGGAATGTAGTTGTTGAGATTGATACTCCGAGGCTTGAGTATTTGACTCTCATAGATTACAACTTCaaaagattcttcaagattATCAGTATGAGTGATTCTGTCAAGGTTGATATCGATGTCGACCGCCGCGACCTAGTGGATTACATATTATCGGAAATAAATCTTATCTATAAACTTCTTAGCAATTTTACAGCCGTTAAAGGTATGACCATCTCACGGAAGACTCTTCAG TTGATCTATTTTTTCCGAAACGACATTAACCCACTACCCAAATTTCGTGACTTGATCCGTCTGCGTGCTTCAATGTTCTTAGACACCTCTATGGTATTATTGCCAATCGTTCTTGAGAGCTGCCCCAATCTTAAACATTTGACCTTGGTAATGACTTGCTTTAGTTTACACTTTACAAGTTCTTACCTAACAAAG CTTTCGACTGTGCtgtctttttgtttggtatcgTCCCTTGAGTCTGTTGAAATGGAAAGCCCGATCAcggagaaagaaacagagaagaaactgGTCAGATACTTTCTCGACAACGCGACCTCACTCAAGAAGCTCGTTCTACGTTTGAATCTGTCTTGCGGAGAGAAACAAGAGCCTGATGATCACTTGAAATCACTCTTTGACTCTCCAAGACGCTCTAGTTTGTGTAAATTTGAAGTTACAGTGGTTCAGACTGCAAAAGTATGA
- the LOC104717291 gene encoding mitochondrial pyruvate carrier 3-like isoform X1: MATSKLQALWNHPAGPKTIHFWAPTFKWGISIANIADFQKPPETLSYPQQIGIDTLDKSPNINASYRFHCVAMSQSFYSIFCLLYLLLSVITGTGLIWSRYSTVITPKNWNLFSVSLGMAATGIYQLTRKIKHDYASEADPMLQKNDEE; encoded by the exons ATGGCAACTTCGAAGCTTCAAGCTCTATGGAATCATCCTGCTGGACCTAAAACAA TTCATTTTTGGGCGCCGACGTTCAAATGGGGTATAAGCATTGCCAACATTGCAGATTTTCAGAAACCTCCAGAGACACTTTCATACCCTCAACAAATTGGTATTGATACTCTTGACAAATCTCCTAATATAAATGCTTCATATCGTTTTCATTGTGTCGCCATGTCTCAGTCTTTTTACagtattttttgtttgctaTATCTATTGTTATCAGTGATCACAGGAACTGGACTTATTTGGTCACGTTACAGTACTGTAATCACTCCG AAAAACTGGAATCTCTTTAGTGTTAGTCTTGGTATGGCGGCTACAGGCATATACCAACTTACTCGTAAAATAAA GCATGATTATGCATCTGAAGCAGATCCTATGTTGCAAAAGAATGATGAAGAGTAA
- the LOC104717291 gene encoding mitochondrial pyruvate carrier 3-like isoform X2, with amino-acid sequence MATSKLQALWNHPAGPKTIHFWAPTFKWGISIANIADFQKPPETLSYPQQIVITGTGLIWSRYSTVITPKNWNLFSVSLGMAATGIYQLTRKIKHDYASEADPMLQKNDEE; translated from the exons ATGGCAACTTCGAAGCTTCAAGCTCTATGGAATCATCCTGCTGGACCTAAAACAA TTCATTTTTGGGCGCCGACGTTCAAATGGGGTATAAGCATTGCCAACATTGCAGATTTTCAGAAACCTCCAGAGACACTTTCATACCCTCAACAAATTG TGATCACAGGAACTGGACTTATTTGGTCACGTTACAGTACTGTAATCACTCCG AAAAACTGGAATCTCTTTAGTGTTAGTCTTGGTATGGCGGCTACAGGCATATACCAACTTACTCGTAAAATAAA GCATGATTATGCATCTGAAGCAGATCCTATGTTGCAAAAGAATGATGAAGAGTAA
- the LOC104748224 gene encoding uncharacterized ATP-dependent helicase C29A10.10c-like, which produces MERNEKKSLVTQIFSWPVNYILNKDIHKEEIRSIPDMFGSVDEYRNCFVPLLLEETRSELFSSLNSLYKAPVFYTRSVEATGIKPPSRTSNKLNISVQMSMAAQGNSVDDLNPLVLAYVFSVENEQHFTVHSSKTISIDERFSFRSGVFLMNLTTNTRIWKALHNGEANLSLIKSVLQANTADTEQPVSSRNFGNDVMDIMRSANLNSSQESAILACLETRQIHYKTSVKLIWGPPGTGKTKTVATLLFALLNLGSRTVVCAPTNTAVVGVASRLLALFKETSSSEHSTYGLGNIVLVGNRVRMGIDERGNDDLLNVFLDHRISKLRKLFSPSTRWDLESVTDFFEYTESNYRNYMFLIERREKREGKSILTTFGEFLKKMFLGSNEGMEKKEAKNKEKILTFGEFVKQKFDGLSETMEKVQKDMVELYTHLPKSFISSNDVKKMHAARQAIRRARSFLQENQESFTFDSFNKLIGVDCLQTLRFLSKRFETLGLLVNEDVRRFCLQNAHVIFCTASGAAEMTAERTGSVELLVVDEAAQLKECESVAALQLEGLRHAVLIGDELQLPAMVQSEVCQKAKFGRSLFERLVLIGHKKHLLNIQYRMHPSISRFPNLEFYDGKISDADIVKEKNYQKRFLQGNMYGSFSFINVGLGKEEFGDGHSPKNMVEVSVIAEILSNLFKVSSETKMKLSVGVISPYKCQIRAIQERIGNKYSSVSDNLFTLNVRSVDGFQGGEEDVIIISTVRSNGNGNIGFLSNRQRANVALTRARHCLWVIGNERTLLRSGSIWTKLVRDSKIRGCFYNAVEEKNLRDAMNNALPKVDMSDVYSSFQSLSIRRERRNAW; this is translated from the exons ATGGAGAGGAACGAGAAGAAAAGTCTGGTTACTCAAATCTTCTCTTGGCCCGTCAATTATATTCTCAACAAAGATATCCACAAGGAAGAGATTAGGTCGATACCAGACATGTTTGGGTCCGTTGATGAATACCGTAACTGCTTTGTTCCTCTTCTCCTAGAGGAAACACGTTCAGAGTTGTTCTCCAGCTTGAACTCTTTGTACAAAGCTCCTGTCTTTTACACACGTTCCGTGGAAGCTACGGGGATTAAACCGCCGAGTAGAACATCAAACAAGCTCAACATATCAGTACAGATGAGTATGGCGGCGCAAGGAAACA GCGTCGATGACTTAAACCCACTGGTTCTTGCATATGTGTTCTCTGTTGAAAATGAGCAACACTTCACCGTTCATTCCTCCAAAACCATATCCATTGATGAGAGGTTTTCGTTTCGTTCCGGTGTGTTTCTGATGAATTTAACCACAAACACACGTATCTGGAAGGCTTTGCATAACGGAGAGGCCAACTTGAGTCTCATCAAAAGTGTCCTTCAGGCAAACACCGCG GATACAGAGCAACCTGTTTCTTCTAGGAATTTTGGTAATGATGTAATGGATATTATGCGTTCAGCCAACTTGAACTCTTCCCAAGAATCTGCAATCTTAGCTTGCCTAGAGACAAGACAAATCCATTACAAGACTAGCGTGAAACTGATTTGGGGGCCACCTGGTACTGGCAAGACAAAGACGGTGGCTACGCTTCTTTTTGCTCTTCTCAACTTAGGTAGCAGAACAGTAGTGTGTGCTCCTACAAACACGGCTGTTGTAGGAGTTGCATCTAGGCTTTTGGCGTTATTTAAGGAAACTTCTTCATCAGAACATTCTACTTACGGGCTCGGGAATATTGTTTTAGTCGGAAACCGAGTTCGAATGGGGATAGACGAGAGGGGCAATGATGATCTCCTCAACGTGTTTCTTGATCATCGCATCAGTAAACTGCGTAAACTGTTTTCGCCATCGACCAGATGGGATTTGGAGTCAGTCACAGATTTTTTTGAGTATACGGAGTCTAATTATAGGAATTATATGTTCCTAATTGAAAGAAGGGAGAAGCGAGAAGGTAAGAGTATTCTTACAACATTTGGTGAGTTCCTAAAGAAAATGTTTCTTGGCTCAAATGAAggaatggagaagaaagaagctaaaaacaaagaaaagattctTACATTTGGGGAGTTTGTAAAGCAAAAGTTTGATGGGTTAAGTGAAACAATGGAGAAGGTCCAGAAGGATATGGTGGAGTTGTACACACATCTGCCTAAGTCTTTTATATCATCTAACGATGTGAAGAAAATGCATGCAGCTCGTCAAGCTATTCGCCGAGCCAGATCTTTCTTGCAGGAGAATCAAGAAAGCTTTACATTCGATAGTTTTAACAAACTCATCGGTGTTGATTGCCTTCAGACTCTACGTTTTCTATCAAAACGTTTTGAGACTCTAGGCTTGTTGGTAAACGAGGATGTAAGGAGATTCTGCCTACAAAATGCACACGTCATCTTCTGCACTGCCTCGGGTGCTGCAGAGATGACAGCCGAACGGACAGGATCTGTAGAACTGCTTGTAGTTGACGAGGCGGCTCAACTTAAAGAATGTGAATCAGTTGCTGCGTTGCAACTTGAGGGCTTACGCCATGCTGTTCTCATAGGAGATGAGCTCCAGCTACCAGCAATGGTGCAAAGCGAG GTATGTCAGAAGGCCAAGTTTGGAAGAAGCTTGTTTGAGAGATTGGTTTTGATTGGCCACAAGAAACATTTGCTTAATATCCAATACCGTATGCATCCATCTATAAGTCGTTTCCCCAACCTAGAGTTCTATGATGGTAAGATCTCTGATGCTGACATTGTTAAAGAGAAGAACTACCAAAAGCGGTTTCTTCAAGGAAACATGTATGGTTCTTTCTCGTTTATCAACGTGGGACTTGGGAAAGAAGAGTTTGGTGATGGACATAGTCCTAAAAACATGGTTGAGGTTTCTGTCATTGCTGAGATCTTATCCAATCTTTTCAAAG TGTCAAGTGAGACAAAGATGAAGTTGAGTGTTGGGGTTATTTCACCTTATAAATGTCAAATTAGGGCAATCCAAGAGAGGATCGGTAATAAGTACAGTTCCGTATCAGATAACCTTTTCACTTTGAATGTTCGGTCGGTTGATGGATTtcaaggaggagaagaagacgtTATTATCATATCTACCGTTAGAAGCAACGGCAACGGAAACATAGGGTTTCTCTCTAACCGTCAAAGAGCCAACGTAGCACTGACTCGTGCAAGGCATTGTTTATGGGTGATTGGGAACGAGAGAACTCTATTGCGTAGTGGTTCGATTTGGACAAAGCTAGTAAGGGACTCGAAGATACGTGGATGTTTCTATAATGCTGTTGAAGAGAAGAATTTAAGAGATGCCATGAACAATGCTCTTCCAAAGGTCGACATGTCTGATGTGTATTCGAGTTTTCAGTCTCTTTCAAtcaggagagagagaagaaatgcCTGGTAG